In Streptomyces sp. 840.1, one DNA window encodes the following:
- a CDS encoding helix-turn-helix domain-containing protein, whose product MPQVVRSRVRAVHGPPPVAPVPRRFRSLADRDAVAALHRAARVLIEALPELTDRLVEALREQEPAYRTAIETDAAEIWQEVHHSLRHNVGSLIQPREFRDAAHRTSRRIAEVRAAQGLPLDAVLHAFRMGGAMVWQGLVDETARRHPDDIRLLVHIAADVWNFVDEHCGVVTDAYRQTERRLAWRRENRRRLMTAALLDGTARIAELPDAAAVLGLPEHGRYAVLAVSTARRAPHGAEHPPMALPTGADPLWHPGPDAEFAILPLTPGATAGPRAALTAAPDGTGTRPGRADGDAALAALAAGLSVPPGARVGISSVVDGLAAVGDARRLAETALRACPAGGGTVLLDEQLPAALVVSSPGLGTALADRVLGPLDLLDPADRGVLIDTLTAWLDSDGSAQRAGARLYCHRNTVLNRLRRFEQLTGRCLTRPSDAVEVSLALAARRLLAG is encoded by the coding sequence ATGCCGCAGGTCGTACGTTCACGGGTCAGGGCAGTGCACGGGCCGCCACCCGTCGCGCCGGTGCCACGCCGCTTCCGTTCGCTGGCCGACCGCGACGCCGTCGCCGCGCTGCACCGGGCCGCCCGGGTGCTGATCGAGGCGCTGCCCGAGCTGACGGACCGGCTCGTCGAGGCGTTGCGGGAGCAGGAACCCGCCTACCGCACGGCGATCGAGACGGACGCGGCGGAGATCTGGCAGGAGGTGCACCACTCGCTGCGGCACAACGTCGGATCGCTCATCCAGCCCCGGGAGTTCCGGGACGCCGCCCACCGCACCTCCCGGCGGATCGCGGAGGTCCGGGCCGCACAGGGCCTGCCCCTCGACGCCGTCCTGCACGCCTTCCGGATGGGCGGCGCGATGGTCTGGCAGGGCCTGGTGGACGAGACCGCGCGACGCCACCCCGACGACATCCGGTTGCTGGTCCACATCGCGGCGGACGTCTGGAACTTCGTGGACGAACACTGCGGTGTCGTCACCGACGCCTACCGGCAGACGGAACGCCGGCTGGCCTGGCGCCGGGAGAACCGCCGGCGCCTGATGACAGCGGCGCTGCTGGACGGCACCGCCCGGATCGCCGAACTGCCGGACGCCGCAGCCGTGCTGGGGCTGCCGGAGCACGGCAGGTACGCGGTGCTCGCGGTCTCCACCGCCCGCCGCGCCCCGCACGGCGCCGAGCACCCGCCGATGGCGCTGCCCACGGGCGCCGACCCGCTCTGGCACCCCGGCCCGGACGCGGAGTTCGCCATCCTGCCGCTGACGCCGGGTGCGACGGCCGGACCCCGCGCGGCGCTCACGGCGGCCCCGGACGGGACCGGTACGCGGCCCGGCCGGGCCGACGGCGACGCCGCACTCGCCGCCCTGGCCGCCGGGCTGTCCGTGCCGCCCGGTGCCCGGGTCGGCATCAGCTCCGTCGTCGACGGGCTGGCGGCCGTCGGGGACGCCCGGCGGCTCGCCGAGACCGCCCTGCGGGCGTGCCCGGCCGGCGGCGGGACCGTCCTGCTCGACGAGCAGCTGCCCGCAGCCCTGGTCGTCTCGTCCCCCGGCCTCGGCACGGCCCTCGCCGACCGGGTGCTGGGGCCGCTGGACCTGCTGGACCCCGCCGACCGAGGCGTACTCATCGACACGCTCACCGCGTGGCTCGACTCCGACGGCTCCGCCCAGCGGGCGGGAGCCCGGCTCTACTGCCACCGCAACACCGTCCTGAACCGGCTGCGCCGCTTCGAGCAGCTGACCGGCCGCTGTCTGACCCGCCCGTCCGACGCGGTCGAGGTATCGCTCGCGCTGGCCGCGCGCCGCCTGCTGGCCGGCTGA
- a CDS encoding MFS transporter, translated as MTVTLSATEAPARPAHRDGNVLRWLGAYTASTVGDNLYYMALAWAAARTGSATQTGLVLAAGAIPRALLLLGGGVLADRFGPRRVVVVSDTVRCLVILGLAGALLLTSPTVWMLLVVALVFGAADALFLPAVGALPPRITAAGQLARVQGMRGLATRTATVVGAPLGGVAVAVGGPALGFASAGVLFAVSLPLLLSVRMRPLPAAEAADAVPAGTAWRELVDGLRHIRRHPLLRPLMLVVAISELGFVGPLNLGLILLSEERGWGASGMGWIVAAFGIGAGASALVLAVRGRIPRAGLTMCLTVLIGALAIAALAYAPSVPLAAGAALLVGLFVGLGGALCGALTQTAADPAYLGRVTSVSTLFTHALAPLSYPATGAAVALWGTGPVFFASASLCAAGAVAGLLPAALRRAELPR; from the coding sequence GTGACCGTCACCCTCAGCGCCACCGAAGCGCCTGCGCGCCCCGCCCACCGCGACGGCAACGTCCTGCGCTGGCTCGGCGCCTACACCGCGTCGACGGTCGGCGACAACCTCTACTACATGGCCCTCGCCTGGGCCGCCGCCCGCACCGGAAGCGCCACCCAGACTGGCCTCGTACTGGCGGCCGGCGCCATACCCAGGGCCCTGCTGCTGCTCGGCGGGGGAGTGCTCGCCGACCGGTTCGGGCCCCGCCGCGTCGTGGTCGTGAGCGACACCGTCCGCTGCCTCGTCATCCTCGGCCTGGCCGGGGCGCTGCTCCTCACCTCGCCCACGGTGTGGATGCTGCTCGTCGTCGCCCTGGTCTTCGGCGCCGCCGACGCCCTCTTCCTCCCGGCCGTCGGCGCCCTGCCGCCCCGGATCACCGCTGCCGGCCAGCTCGCCCGCGTCCAGGGGATGCGCGGCCTCGCCACCCGGACCGCGACGGTCGTGGGCGCCCCGCTCGGCGGCGTCGCCGTCGCGGTCGGCGGCCCGGCCCTCGGCTTCGCCTCGGCCGGTGTGCTCTTCGCCGTCTCGCTGCCGCTGCTGCTCTCCGTAAGGATGCGCCCGCTGCCGGCGGCGGAAGCGGCCGACGCCGTACCCGCAGGCACCGCCTGGCGCGAACTCGTCGACGGGCTGCGCCACATCCGCCGTCACCCGCTGCTCCGCCCGCTGATGCTCGTCGTCGCCATCAGCGAGCTCGGCTTCGTCGGCCCGCTCAACCTGGGCCTGATCCTGCTCAGCGAGGAGCGCGGCTGGGGCGCCTCCGGGATGGGCTGGATCGTCGCCGCCTTCGGCATCGGAGCGGGCGCCTCGGCCCTGGTGCTCGCCGTGCGCGGCCGGATCCCCAGGGCCGGGCTCACCATGTGCCTCACCGTGCTGATCGGCGCGCTCGCCATCGCCGCCCTGGCCTACGCGCCCTCGGTGCCGCTCGCGGCCGGTGCCGCCCTCCTCGTCGGGCTCTTCGTCGGCCTCGGCGGCGCGCTGTGCGGAGCTCTCACGCAGACCGCGGCCGACCCCGCCTACCTGGGCCGGGTCACCTCGGTATCGACCCTGTTCACCCACGCCCTGGCGCCGCTCAGCTACCCCGCCACCGGTGCGGCCGTGGCGCTCTGGGGCACCGGCCCGGTCTTCTTCGCCAGCGCCTCGCTGTGCGCGGCGGGGGCCGTCGCGGGCCTGCTGCCCGCCGCGCTGCGGCGCGCGGAACTCCCGCGCTGA
- a CDS encoding transcriptional regulator: MASNESRRVSDLGTLKAFGHPLRMKLYRALYITRQATASQLAEQVDEQVSLVSYHLRKLADHGLIEAAEGPGRDGRERWWQPASKGLRFHDEDFSDAPEKAATHTAVSRLSFDQHIELYRRFLDAYRSWTPPWRKSSFTSEYLARLNPEELSSLERELHAVINRYEEQGRARDEAGDTENRENVALHLYGFPFRT; this comes from the coding sequence ATGGCAAGCAACGAGTCACGCCGGGTGTCCGACCTCGGCACCCTCAAGGCCTTCGGGCACCCGCTGCGGATGAAGCTCTACCGGGCGCTCTACATCACCCGGCAGGCCACCGCCTCCCAGCTCGCGGAGCAGGTCGACGAACAGGTCTCACTGGTCAGCTACCACCTGCGCAAGCTCGCCGACCACGGCCTGATCGAGGCGGCCGAGGGGCCGGGCAGGGACGGCCGCGAACGCTGGTGGCAGCCCGCCTCCAAGGGGCTGCGCTTCCACGACGAGGACTTCAGCGACGCGCCCGAGAAGGCCGCCACCCACACCGCCGTCAGCCGGCTCTCGTTCGACCAGCACATCGAGCTGTACCGCCGCTTCCTGGACGCGTACCGGAGCTGGACGCCCCCCTGGCGCAAGAGCTCCTTCACCTCGGAGTACCTGGCCCGGCTGAACCCCGAGGAGCTCTCCTCGCTCGAACGCGAGCTGCACGCGGTCATCAACCGGTACGAGGAGCAGGGCCGTGCCCGGGACGAGGCCGGCGACACGGAGAACCGCGAGAACGTCGCGCTGCACCTGTACGGCTTCCCGTTCCGGACCTGA
- a CDS encoding TIGR03085 family metal-binding protein produces MSTHAKRERLLLADLLEGAGPEAPTLCHGWTARDLAAHVVVRERRPDAAAGLVIGPLKSRSERIRDEFTSKPYEELIQLIRTGPPRMSPFGVKQLDEAANTVEFYVHTEDVRRAQPDWTARELDPVFSDVLWSRTEKAARVLGRKAPVGLVLRRPNGQTAVAHKGTPVVTVTGEPGELLLFAFGRQDAARVELEGDQDAISRVTTAKLGM; encoded by the coding sequence ATGTCGACCCATGCGAAGCGCGAACGACTTCTGCTTGCCGACCTGTTGGAGGGGGCGGGCCCGGAGGCCCCGACCCTCTGCCACGGCTGGACGGCCCGGGATCTGGCGGCCCATGTGGTGGTGCGGGAGCGCAGGCCCGACGCGGCGGCCGGGCTGGTGATCGGCCCGCTGAAGAGCCGGAGCGAGCGGATCAGAGACGAGTTCACCTCGAAGCCGTACGAGGAGCTGATCCAGCTCATCCGTACGGGTCCGCCGCGGATGTCCCCGTTCGGCGTGAAGCAGCTGGACGAGGCCGCCAACACCGTGGAGTTCTACGTCCATACGGAGGACGTGCGCCGGGCCCAGCCCGACTGGACGGCGCGTGAGCTGGACCCGGTCTTCTCCGATGTCCTGTGGTCGCGCACCGAGAAGGCGGCGCGGGTACTGGGGCGGAAGGCCCCGGTGGGGCTGGTGCTGCGCCGCCCCAACGGTCAGACGGCGGTCGCGCACAAGGGCACCCCGGTGGTGACGGTGACCGGTGAGCCGGGAGAGCTGCTGCTGTTCGCGTTCGGGCGGCAGGACGCGGCGCGGGTGGAGCTGGAGGGCGACCAGGACGCGATCTCCCGGGTGACGACGGCGAAGCTCGGGATGTAG
- a CDS encoding LuxR family transcriptional regulator codes for MTPTTTVHSPLRLYGRSGELAILETLSARLGDGDGGALVLTALPGTGRTALLAGAVAAHRERRTGPVLTATAAPAEQRLPHSGLHALLCSAPGPLPPDQVLRDGIGPAALLVLLRRLGAEQPLLVCVDDAHLWDADSRAALGFAARRLGAGSRVAVVLGAGDGAEFAGLPALRLGPLDDDAAAALLDRLTGTTGTADRVDPVVRAELLREAAGNPRLLTGLTGRLTPDQLAGRSALPSPLPGGEDVLEAHASCLDGLPPDTRTLLLLAAAAEEHEPEGAGCDAALLLRAALAAGLGPAALDRALLTRAGTGGALQRAGGRVHFSHPLLRRAVLHRATPHRRRVVHGLLATLLTARSRAAPEAEPAALAALVQRAGAAAGPDAALADALEAAAATVRTHAERAAALARAAMLSTDEALRAGRFAEAADCTRLAGDAGRARALLARVGGRPPHGGAHRVRGLLALRDGSAVDAREELLTAASLLAPYDPHRALDALLGAAEAAWAAGDAPAYLDAMTRIAVPVPDRALARYIDGMCAMLRGRTTEGHALLRQCLDASGRARGPAGMLRGAVAALVLGDIDAACRSGAGALAAVRASGPDVLLPQALEHLAYAELRAGRHARARAHALEGLRAARRTGQPNTAAHLHAVLALAASVEGGTQSCAAHADAALAGAGPRALAQAETLAVWALARADLAAGRSGEAAARLGPLVGPGPRRGHFAARMLAVPCFVEASVLAGRAAPGEGADPVRGAVAEFAVWVTYTTDPAAPALLARCRALLAPPGEAAGRYEEALVHHDRTGGDFERARTQLLYGAWLRRRRRTREARGPLRDALVAFERCGARAWTDRAGGELRAAGEAVDGSPAGGADPLSVLTPQQQRIARCVAEGATNREVALRLSVSTRTVDHHLRNVFAALGVRSRTELAGLLGRWSG; via the coding sequence GTGACCCCGACGACGACCGTGCACAGTCCCCTCCGGCTGTACGGCCGCAGCGGTGAACTCGCCATCCTGGAAACGCTGTCGGCGCGACTTGGCGACGGTGACGGCGGGGCGCTGGTGCTGACCGCGCTGCCCGGCACCGGCCGCACCGCACTCCTCGCCGGAGCCGTCGCCGCGCACCGCGAGCGCCGCACCGGGCCCGTCCTGACCGCCACCGCCGCCCCCGCCGAACAACGGCTGCCCCACAGCGGGCTGCACGCGCTGCTCTGCTCCGCGCCGGGCCCGCTCCCGCCCGACCAGGTGCTGCGTGACGGCATCGGGCCGGCGGCCCTGCTCGTGCTGCTGCGACGGCTCGGCGCGGAACAACCGCTGCTGGTCTGTGTGGACGACGCGCACCTCTGGGACGCCGATTCGCGCGCCGCCCTCGGATTCGCCGCCCGCAGACTCGGCGCGGGCAGCCGGGTCGCCGTGGTGCTCGGCGCCGGGGACGGGGCGGAGTTCGCGGGTCTGCCCGCCCTCCGGCTCGGCCCGCTCGACGACGACGCGGCGGCCGCACTCCTGGACCGGCTCACCGGCACCACGGGCACCGCCGACCGGGTCGACCCGGTGGTCCGCGCCGAACTGCTGCGGGAAGCGGCCGGGAACCCGCGCCTGCTCACCGGGCTCACCGGCCGGCTCACCCCCGACCAGCTCGCCGGGCGGAGCGCGCTGCCCTCTCCGCTGCCCGGCGGCGAGGACGTCCTGGAGGCGCACGCCAGCTGCCTCGACGGGCTCCCGCCGGACACCCGCACGCTCCTGCTGCTCGCGGCGGCCGCGGAGGAGCACGAGCCCGAGGGCGCGGGCTGCGACGCGGCCCTGCTGCTGCGTGCCGCCCTCGCGGCCGGTCTCGGCCCGGCCGCGCTCGACCGCGCACTGCTCACCCGCGCGGGGACCGGGGGCGCGCTCCAACGGGCCGGCGGCCGGGTCCACTTCAGCCACCCGCTGCTGCGGCGGGCGGTCCTGCACCGCGCCACCCCGCACCGCCGCCGGGTGGTACACGGGCTGCTCGCCACCCTGCTGACAGCCCGGTCCCGGGCAGCCCCCGAGGCGGAGCCGGCCGCCCTCGCGGCGCTCGTCCAGCGGGCCGGTGCGGCCGCCGGCCCCGATGCCGCGCTCGCCGACGCCCTGGAGGCAGCGGCGGCGACGGTGCGGACGCACGCCGAGCGGGCCGCCGCGCTCGCCCGCGCCGCGATGCTCTCCACCGACGAGGCGCTGCGGGCCGGCCGGTTCGCCGAGGCCGCCGACTGCACCCGGCTCGCGGGCGACGCGGGACGGGCCCGTGCGCTGCTGGCCAGGGTCGGCGGACGGCCCCCGCACGGCGGCGCGCACCGCGTGCGCGGCCTGCTCGCCCTGCGGGACGGCTCGGCCGTCGACGCCCGCGAGGAACTGCTCACCGCCGCGTCGCTGCTCGCCCCCTACGATCCGCACCGCGCCCTCGACGCGCTGCTCGGCGCCGCCGAGGCCGCCTGGGCGGCGGGCGACGCCCCCGCCTACCTCGACGCGATGACCCGGATCGCCGTCCCCGTTCCCGACCGGGCCCTCGCCCGCTACATCGACGGGATGTGCGCGATGCTGCGTGGCCGGACCACCGAGGGCCACGCCCTGTTGCGCCAGTGCCTCGACGCCTCCGGCCGGGCGCGGGGCCCCGCCGGAATGCTGCGTGGCGCGGTGGCGGCGCTGGTGCTCGGCGACATCGACGCCGCGTGCCGGTCCGGCGCCGGGGCGCTGGCCGCCGTCCGCGCGAGCGGCCCGGACGTCCTGCTGCCGCAGGCGCTGGAGCACCTGGCGTACGCCGAACTCCGTGCCGGGCGCCATGCGCGGGCCCGCGCCCACGCCCTGGAGGGCCTGCGCGCCGCCCGCCGTACCGGACAGCCGAACACCGCCGCCCACCTGCACGCCGTGCTGGCACTGGCCGCCTCCGTGGAGGGCGGTACACAGTCCTGCGCCGCGCATGCCGACGCCGCGCTGGCGGGTGCCGGGCCGCGTGCCCTCGCCCAGGCCGAGACCCTCGCCGTCTGGGCCCTCGCCCGTGCGGACCTGGCCGCCGGACGCTCCGGCGAGGCGGCGGCCCGGCTCGGCCCCCTGGTCGGGCCCGGCCCCCGGCGCGGGCACTTCGCGGCCCGGATGCTCGCCGTGCCGTGCTTCGTCGAGGCGTCGGTCCTGGCGGGACGGGCGGCCCCGGGCGAGGGGGCGGACCCGGTCCGGGGCGCCGTCGCGGAGTTCGCCGTCTGGGTCACGTACACCACCGACCCGGCGGCCCCCGCGCTGCTGGCCCGCTGCCGCGCCCTGCTGGCACCGCCCGGGGAGGCGGCGGGACGGTACGAGGAGGCGCTCGTCCACCACGACCGCACGGGCGGCGACTTCGAACGCGCCCGCACCCAGCTGCTGTACGGGGCGTGGCTGCGCCGGCGGCGGCGCACCCGGGAGGCCAGGGGTCCGCTGCGGGACGCCCTGGTCGCCTTCGAACGGTGCGGCGCGCGGGCCTGGACCGACCGGGCGGGCGGCGAACTGCGGGCCGCCGGCGAGGCGGTGGACGGTTCGCCGGCCGGGGGAGCGGACCCGCTCTCCGTGCTGACCCCGCAACAGCAGCGGATCGCCCGCTGTGTCGCCGAGGGCGCCACCAACCGGGAGGTGGCGCTGCGGCTCTCGGTGAGCACCCGGACCGTCGACCATCATCTGCGCAATGTGTTCGCCGCGCTGGGAGTGCGCTCCAGGACGGAGCTGGCCGGGCTGCTGGGCCGCTGGAGCGGCTGA
- a CDS encoding cation acetate symporter, which translates to MSGAFDARSLGVVVFLGFVAVSLLLCGLAAADQDDPEHFYAGGSAALGPAGSGLAIAGDYISAATLLSTTGAVALAGFDGVLFAVATVVSLVLVLRILAEPLRRKGVFTLGDFLADRLGDPSVRRALGVTALVVLAPLLLVQLATAGRVMAAVFGLPDGALTGCTVAGGALMVCYCAVGGMRGTGYIQILKVAVVLAAVTLLAALVLARYGWNPFALFDAARQGSGAGGAYARPGLQFGHTAVGALDLIGFQLTLVLGAACMPHIMMRLHPMRDSWTVRRATRWALVPVSVLCLGVVVVGLGASALLGRKVLQAADPAGGTALLLVTGALDPGADGPRQSPLFALVACAVFATTLAAVAGITLAAASSLARDFPAKARARTSVPSDRSPGREILRARLAVVLTGALSVWAAAFTHDRNPQVLLSLSFAAAASVLPPVLLYGLFRPGFNARGVRWTVYGTLPLIAVLMAGSPAVSGTPVSFFPDRDFHWFPLQTPGLVTIPAGFLLGYLGSRSGRARVRPDRTTFIAQ; encoded by the coding sequence GTGAGCGGCGCCTTCGACGCGCGGTCGCTCGGCGTGGTCGTCTTCCTCGGATTCGTCGCCGTCTCCCTGCTGCTGTGCGGGCTGGCCGCGGCGGACCAGGACGATCCGGAGCACTTCTACGCGGGCGGCAGCGCGGCACTCGGGCCGGCCGGCTCCGGTCTGGCCATCGCGGGCGACTACATTTCGGCGGCCACTCTGCTCTCCACCACCGGTGCCGTCGCGCTCGCCGGCTTCGACGGCGTCCTGTTCGCCGTCGCCACCGTCGTCTCACTGGTTCTCGTCCTGCGGATCCTGGCCGAACCGCTGCGCCGCAAGGGCGTGTTCACCCTCGGGGACTTTCTCGCGGACAGGCTCGGCGACCCCTCCGTACGCCGCGCCCTGGGGGTCACTGCCCTGGTTGTCCTGGCCCCGCTGCTGCTGGTGCAACTTGCCACCGCAGGCCGGGTCATGGCCGCCGTGTTCGGCCTTCCGGACGGTGCGCTGACCGGGTGCACCGTCGCCGGCGGCGCGCTGATGGTCTGCTACTGCGCGGTCGGCGGAATGCGCGGCACCGGCTACATCCAGATCCTGAAGGTGGCGGTGGTGCTGGCCGCCGTGACCCTGCTCGCCGCACTGGTGCTCGCCCGCTACGGCTGGAACCCGTTCGCCCTGTTCGACGCGGCCCGGCAGGGCAGCGGGGCGGGCGGCGCCTACGCGCGCCCCGGGCTGCAGTTCGGCCACACCGCCGTGGGCGCCCTGGATCTGATCGGCTTCCAGCTCACCCTGGTCCTCGGAGCCGCCTGCATGCCGCACATCATGATGCGGCTGCACCCGATGCGGGACAGCTGGACCGTGCGCCGTGCCACCCGCTGGGCGCTGGTCCCCGTGAGCGTTCTGTGCCTCGGTGTCGTCGTGGTCGGACTCGGCGCGTCCGCACTGCTGGGCCGCAAGGTCCTCCAGGCCGCGGACCCGGCGGGCGGCACGGCGCTGCTGCTGGTGACGGGCGCCCTTGACCCGGGCGCCGACGGACCGAGGCAGAGCCCGCTGTTCGCGCTCGTCGCCTGTGCGGTGTTCGCCACGACGCTGGCAGCGGTGGCCGGCATCACTCTGGCCGCCGCCTCGTCCCTCGCCCGTGACTTCCCGGCGAAGGCCCGCGCCCGTACGTCCGTCCCGTCCGACCGGTCCCCGGGCCGTGAGATCCTGCGCGCCCGGCTGGCCGTCGTCCTGACCGGCGCCCTCTCCGTCTGGGCGGCGGCCTTCACCCACGACCGCAATCCGCAGGTGCTGCTCTCGCTCTCGTTCGCGGCCGCCGCCTCCGTACTGCCGCCCGTCCTGCTGTACGGGCTGTTCAGGCCGGGCTTCAACGCGCGGGGCGTGCGCTGGACGGTGTACGGCACACTGCCGCTGATCGCCGTACTGATGGCGGGCTCTCCCGCGGTCTCCGGCACGCCGGTCTCGTTCTTCCCGGACCGCGACTTCCACTGGTTCCCGCTCCAGACCCCGGGTCTCGTCACGATTCCGGCCGGATTCCTCCTGGGCTACCTCGGCTCCCGATCGGGGCGGGCCCGTGTCCGGCCCGATCGCACAACTTTTATTGCGCAATAA